From a region of the Calliphora vicina chromosome 4, idCalVici1.1, whole genome shotgun sequence genome:
- the LOC135958029 gene encoding putative acyl--CoA ligase YdaB: protein MSNDFLKINYDLQKKIWKSENYPYKNLTNRTVGEAFLQSMRSLERNKVLEYHYDEQKEKLVKDLYQEAIIVAGNLQRLGLSRGDVVILFSGYNYMTSSLTFGTLLMGGVVNFFEVKLENENIDEMFDIIQPSMILYEAVFLEKILKSLKRHKPKSLKYLFAIDRLNTPNIANELLKSCESIDFDQFQSIEIENPQLEVAFLVLTSGTTGLPKVTQLTHCLLLNGVYVWWANAFNYEPLDSNSLLFSLSPLRWISQVVLLLQSALLGIKRICANRAATGAYGLKILRETKPTHIFSVPSFFYEVLLELKSNDKESLKSLKYIQLGGEPPSSVIINLTKKSAVYCKLFYSYGMSEVSCSITNDEHISGGKLQPGFEMQVLDDHLQPLGPNQYGRLAIKTPYPFVGYKGQDNSKYFLENGFFLNGDYGYFDESNTLHFLARLKDLIKYQDVLLIPNLIEQMVLSLAEISSVCLVGYRPSEEDPNEVAALFVILKEGVTTSHQDLSLKIRDIWSQNLSEDQILLIHDIYYKKKFPLTTCGKIDRIALRELALEMAELN, encoded by the exons atgtctaatgattttttaaaaatcaactatgatctacagaaaaaaatatggaaatctGAAAATTATCCTtacaaaaatctaacaaatcgTACGGTGGGTGAAGCCTTTCTGCAGTCAATGAGATCTTTGGAACGCAACAAAGTTCTGGAATATCATTATGATGAGCAGAAAGAAAAACTGGTAAAAGATCTTTATCAGGAAGCCATTATAGTGGCTGGAAATTTACAACGTTTGGGTTTGAGTAGAGGAGATGTAGTGATTTTATTTTCTGGTTACAATTATATGACTTCGTCCTTGACATTTGGCACCCTGCTAATGGGAGGTgtggtaaatttttttgaagttaAGTTAGAAAATG AAAATATCGATGAAATGTTTGATATTATACAGCCTTCCATGATTCTTTATGAAGCTGTGTTTCttgaaaagattttgaaatcatTGAAACGTCACAAGCCcaaatctttgaaatatttatttgctaTTGATAGACTTAATACACCCAATATTGCaaatgaacttttaaaatcttgTGAGTCTATAGATTTTGATCAATTTCAATCCATTGAAATAGAAAACCCACAATTGGAAGTGGCATTTTTAGTTTTGACTTCTGGTACAACGGGTTTGCCTAAAGTAACACAACTTACTCACTGTTTACTGCTAAATGGGGTCTATGTATGGTGGGCTAATGCCTTTAATTATGAACCTCTTGATAGCAACTCCTTGTTATTTTCCTTGAGTCCTTTGCGCTGGATAAGCCAAGTGGTTTTACTGTTACAATCAGCCCTTTTGGGCATTAAACGCATTTGTGCCAATAGAGCCGCCACTGGAGCCTATGGTTTAAAGATTTTACGTGAAACAAAACCAACACATATATTTTCAGTTCCTTCATTCTTCTATGAAGTATTACTAGAACTGAAAAGTAACGATAAAGAAAGTTTGAAATCCCTGAAATACATACAACTAGGAGGAGAGCCTCCCTCAagtgttataataaatttaacaaagaaATCTGCTGtatattgtaaattattttatagttaTGGCATGTCCGAAGTATCCTGTTCCATAACTAATGATGAGCATATCAGTGGTGGCAAATTACAGCCTGGTTTCGAAATGCAAGTTCTAGATGATCATCTTCAGCCATTGGGCCCTAATCAATATGGTAGATTGGCCATAAAAACACCTTATCCTTTTGTGGGCTACAAGGGACAAgataatagtaaatattttcttGAAAATGGTTTCTTTTTAAATGGCGATTATGGTTATTTTGATGAAAGCAATACCCTGCATTTTTTGGCCCGTTTGAAGGACTTAATAAAGTATCAAGATGTATTA TTAATACCCAATTTAATTGAACAGATGGTTTTAAGTCTAGCTGAAATTTCCAGTGTTTGTTTGGTGGGTTATCGCCCTTCAGAAGAAGATCCTAACGAAGTTGCagctttgtttgttattttaaaggAGGGAGTAACTACTAGCCATCAGGATCTGTCTTTAAAAATACGTGATATTTGGTCTCAAAATTTATCTGAAGATCAGATATTGTTGATACatgatatttattataaaaaaaaatttcctttgaCCACGTGTGGCAAAATTGATCGCATTGCTTTGAGAGAATTGGCTTTGGAAATGGCAGAGTTAAACTAA
- the LOC135956530 gene encoding luciferin 4-monooxygenase-like, translating to MKIEYNQETKIWKSLNYPHVEYVKHFIGEAFLENFKKVPGDKVLEWHYDTGLAKTMDDIYRDSVTVAINLQRLGVKKGDVVVFYSMVNCKVSSLAMGALMLGAVVNFFETTFQKEAAKYTLNLLNPNVLLYEEKFKSAILDISKDIKLPNLKYQISIDGKSGVNVDNVLFKSISSFTQDNFRLPNLGDPQTHTAFLLFTSGSTGLPKAVALSHAQMLHGVVSFWSQPNGSSILTPDAIIFSLSPIRWISQVDLMLQSLLMGIKRVYASGFPAGEYGREVVRQGKVTHFFSPPSVFKEIILSIAANDLEALNSVKVIYLGGEDPGQTIIDMAGKLAPQATIMRCYGMTELAGLTSCDQHINGGYIVPGVEVKMLDDNLKAVGPNQKGQLCMRLPMPFMGYHKIDNSKIYYSDGFLNTGDYGYMDDNKALHIMARYKDLVRAKEVILIPSEVEKLVCTLSSIFASTLVGYRTSNTDVEDKGALYIVKQLQNIKANENRKQQQRQPDEKMELVEEVQDKEKENEVLKVEVKKLLENHLKCNESCIIRLVNIIEKLPLTSCGKVDKPALIQLAKSLDME from the exons ATGAAAATCGAATATAATCAAGAAACAAAAATCTGGAAATCTTTGAATTATCCTCATGTGGaatatgttaaacattttataggAGAAGCGTTTTTGGAAAACTTTAAGAAAGTTCCAGGAGACAAGGTCTTAGAATGGCATTATGATACCGGTTTGGCAAAGACTATGGATGATATTTATCGAGATTCGGTAACAGTGGCCATAAATTTGCAGAGATTGGGTGTGAAAAAGGGTGATGTGGTGGTGTTTTATTCCATGGTTAATTGCAAAGTTAGTAGTTTGGCCATGGGAGCCTTAATGTTGGGGGCTGTAGTGAATTTTTTCGAAACTACTTTCCAAAAAG agGCTGCTAAATatactttgaatttattaaatccCAACGTTTTGCtgtatgaagaaaaatttaaatcggcTATTTTGGATATTTCAAAGGATATAAAGCTGCCTAAtcttaaatatcaaatatccaTTGATGGCAAGTCTGGTGTTAATGTGGacaatgttttgtttaaaagtatttCATCCTTTACCCAGGACAATTTTCGCCTGCCAAATTTGGGTGATCCTCAAACTCATACAGcctttttattgtttacctctGGCTCTACAGGTCTGCCAAAAGCTGTAGCCCTTAGTCATGCTCAAATGTTGCATGGTGTGGTATCATTTTGGTCTCAACCCAATGGCAGCTCAATATTAACTCCAGATGCCataatattttccttaagtccCATACGCTGGATCAGTCAAGTAGATCTAATGCTGCAGTCTTTATTAATGGGCATAAAGAGGGTCTATGCTAGTGGTTTTCCGGCCGGAGAATATGGTCGAGAGGTTGTGAGGCAGGGTAAAGTAACGCACTTCTTTAGCCCGCCTTCCGTGTTTAAGGAAATCATACTTTCTATAGCAGCCAATGACTTAGAGGCTTTGAATTCCGTAAAAGTCATTTATTTGGGTGGAGAAGATCCTGGTCAAACTATCATAGATATGGCCGGTAAGTTGGCTCCTCAGGCCACTATAATGCGCTGTTATGGCATGACAGAATTGGCAGGTTTAACATCTTGTGATCAGCATATCAATGGTGGCTATATAGTTCCGGGTGTAGAAGTCAAAATGTTGGATGATAATTTAAAAGCCGTAGGACCCAATCAAAAAGGCCAGTTGTGCATGCGTTTACCCATGCCATTTATGGGTTATCATAAAATCGATAACAGTAAAATCTACTACAGTGATGGTTTCCTCAATACCGGAGATTATGGTTACATGGATGATAATAAAGCCTTGCATATCATGGCTAGATATAAGGATTTGGTGAGAGCCAAAGAGGTTATA TTAATACCCAGTGAAGTAGAGAAATTAGTTTGTACTCTATCCAGCATATTTGCCTCAACATTAGTGGGTTATCGCACTTCCAATACGGATGTAGAGGATAAAGGAGCTTTGTACATTGTTAAACAATTGCAAAACATTAAGGCAAATGAAAACCGAAAGCAGCAGCAGCGCCAACCCGATGAGAAGATGGAGCTGGTGGAAGAGGTTCAGGATAAGGAAAAAGAGAATGAAGTGCTGAAAGTTGAAGTTAAAAAATTACTAGAAAATCATTTGAAATGCAATGAATCGTGCATAATACGCCTCGTTAACATTATTGAAAAACTTCCACTGACGTCATGTGGAAAAGTGGATAAACCAGCTTTAATTCAATTGGCAAAATCATTGGATATGGAGTAA